The bacterium DNA window ATGAACCGCCGCCGCACCGTCCAGCTGGCCTACAATAAGAAGCACGGCATCACGCCGCTGTCCATCATCAAGTCCATAGAAGAGGTGATGCTGGCCACTTCGGTGGCCGACTCCAAACAGCAGGTGGTCAAGGACGAGCTGGCGGCCTACAAGGTCTCCGGGCTGTCAAATGAAGAGATCATGGCCCAGCTGGAGAGGGTGATGTTTGAGGCGGCCGCTGCCATGGACTTTGAACGGGCGGCGGTGGTCCGTGACCAGATCAAGACACTGAAGGGGGACGAGGCCCCGGGAAAGCCCAAGCGGACCGGAGGGTTCAAAACTAAGCCGGATTTTGGGGTGAATAATGTCTGAAAAGGAAAGAAGGGGCCAAAATTTTAGTTTGTAGTCTTTGAGAATGGCTGGCAGTGTATTGTTATAAACAGTAGACATTTGGATTGACAATGTCTACTGTTTATGCTAAACTGTGTATATTGATAATAAGGATAGATACGGTTTATGATAGGTAAAAATAGACAGCAAACCCAGGGTTTTAAGGCTTTTATACCTTATCCTTTTCCGGACAAGGGTCTTTTGACCTATTCCAGAGCCATAATCCTGAAAGATGCCCAGGCATCAAGATTATTAGGTAAGTTGGACGGCATAACTCAGCTGCTGCCGGACGTTGATTTTTTCATTTACATGTATGTCCGCAAAGACGCGGCGGCTTCCAGCCAAATTGAAGGGACCAAAGCCACTATGATAAATTCGCTGGAGGCGGAGGTCAAATTGGAAAATGGCTTGCCAGCGGACGTGGATGATATCCTGCACTACATTCAGGCTATGAATTACGGTCTGGAACGGCTTAAAAAACTTCCTTTGTCGTTGCGTTTTATAAGGGAAATCCATCAAAAACTAATGGCATCCGCCAGGGCTACGCACTTTTCCGACCCGGGACATTTTCGGAAAAGTCAAAATTGGATCAGCGGCAAAGGGCCGGGGGATGCGGAATTCGTCCCGCCTCCGGTGGAGGATATGCACCGTGCTCTGGGCGACTTCGAGACTTTTCTGCATGCCGATAATCCCATACCTCCGCTTATAAAGGCGGCAATGATTCACGCCCAGTTCGAAACCATCCATCCCTTTTTGGATGGGAACGGACGTACCGGCCGAATGCTGATATCATGCTATTTAGGCCAGCAGGGGCTTTTAGAAAAACCGGTTTTATACTTATCCTCATATTTTAAAAAATACAGAAAGACATATTATCAGCGTCTGATTGATTACCGTGAGGATAAAGTTGAGAAATGGCTCAACTTTTTTCTGGATGGCATCATAGAAACCGCGGAATCGGCCATAGATACTGTACGCAAGATAACACTTTTGCGAGAAAGCCATATTCTTAAAATCAGCCAGATGAACAAGACCTCATCCCAAAGTGCTATGAAAATTCTTCCTCAACTGTTTGCTCAGCCAATTGTTACTGTAAGCATTATGCAGCAATGGACTGGGTTTAAAACCAGAACTGGAGCACAAAAACTGATAGATCGTTTATCCGAAGCGGGTATTTTATCAATTAAGGACGAATCTCAAAAATATGGCCGTTCCTATATCTATAAAACATATCTTGATATATTTGAAAAAAGTTGATAAAAATTTATATTAAAGTTAAAATTTGATTTGGAGTTTTAATAATGATCAATGCCCATCAGATCCTCAAAGAGCTCAACTTCGAGCGGCTGGCCGGATCAGCCAATGAAACCAAGGCCATCAAGATCATCACCAAATACCTCGGCCAGCTTAAGGTCAAGCACCAACTGGAGCCTTTCCAACTCCACGCCTTTGACACTGGCACGGCCGCCATATCCTGCGGGGGAAAGACCTTCAGGGCCCATCCCTTTGGCCTGACCAAGAGCCAGACCATCAGCGGCGAGCTGGTCTACCTGGAAGACCTGGAACTGCTGGTGAACGACCGGGGCTCGTACCAGGGCAAGATCATCCTGACCTATTCCTACGGCCGCAAGCTGGTGGAAGCCATCAAAAGGTCAGGCGCCAAGGCCCTGATAGACATCGGCAGCCCGCAACGGGAGGCCCCCAGCTGGTCGTACCGCCAGAAGAACTATGAGGAGGGATACATTCCATCGGCCACGGTGTCCTACGAAGACGGCGCCAAGCTGGCCGGGCTGTCCGGTAAAAAAGCGACCCTTAAAATAAAACAAACCGTTTCCCGGCGCACCGCCCGCAACATCATCGTGGACATCAAGGGCACCGGCAGCGACCGCACTTTGACCCTGGCGGTGGGGCATTACGACAGCGTGGCCCGCTCTCCCGGCTCCTGCGACAACGGGGGCGGGGTGGTCTCATTGCTCAAGGCGGTGGAGCATTTTGCCCGGCACCGCCCGGCCCGCGACCTGCGGGTGATATTCTTCTCCGGCGAGGAGATGGGTTTGAGGGGCAGTTTTTCATACGTGGAGAAGCATAAGAAGGAGATCGCGGAACGGGCCGGGCTGGTGGTCAACATCGACGTGGGCGGCGACGACCTGGGACTGAATCACTTCGAAGTATTGGGCACCTCCCAGCTGCAGGGCTATGTCTGCGGCATCACCCGGGAGATCGGCCACTATTTCCGCAGCGGGGTGGACATCTATTCCAGCGACTGCATGCCGTTCGCGGTCTACGAGGTGCCCTCGGTCAACATCTCCCGGGAGGGCGGCCAAAGCTCGTTCAACATCCACACCCCGGGGGACACGGTGGAGTACACCTCGGCCCGGGGCCTGCAGCCCACCATCGAGGCTGGGATCAATCTTCTGGACCGGGCGCTCAACGCCAAGATATATCCGGTCAACAAGGAGATAGACAGGTCGCTGAAGGACAAGATAGAAAAATACCTGTGGAACGCCCTGCAGGTGCCGCCGGAGATGAAGTGGACGCCGGAGTACAAGAAGTAACTTATAGCTGTCAGCTCTAAGCTATATGCTTTAAGTTGTTTGGTTGCAGATCATAATTCGCCAACTCATAACCACAAGGAGGAGCCGGGACCATGAAGAAGATATTTTCAATGGCTTTATTGGCGGCGGCTATTACGATCCTGTGGTCTGGACCGGCCTTCTCCATGCCTGCCTTGGACGGAAAGGGCCCGGAGCCGCGAATGACCAAAAGCGGGGTACTGCTTAACCAGCCCAATCCCAGGACCAAGGGCCAGAAGATCACAGGAAGCTGGAAGGCCCTGATAATCCTGATAGACTTTCCCGATTACCGCTGGGACCACCAGACTGACGCCAATTTTGTCAACGACAGCCTGTATTACACCCCTGATCATTTTGACAGCCTAGCCAACAGTCTGGGAACTTTCCGGCATCCGGAGTGCGTCAGCAATGTCACCGGCAGCATCAGGGATTTTTACATAGAGAATTCCTACGGCCAGTTTGACGTGATCTCCACCGTTGCCGGGTGGTACACTGCTGCGGAAAACTTTGCCTACTATTCCAATAACAACGGTTTTGGTTCTTACCCCACCAATGCCCAGGGTCTGGTGGAAGAGGCGGTGGCTGCCGCCGATCCTTTTGTCGATTTCAGGCAATTTGACAACGACCTCGACGATACTGTGGATGCATTGTATATAGTCCACGCCGGCCCGGGGGCCGAGGCCCTGCCGGTATCAGTGCGCGACGATTACATCTGGTCGCATGCCTCCGGCATTTCAACCCAGTTTCGGGACGGGGTGTATGTTTCCACCTATTCCACCGAACCCGAGGACGGCAAGACCGGGGTCTTCTGCCATGAGTTCGGCCATGTCCTCGGCCTGCCCGACCTCTACGACTATACTTATCTTTCCAGCGGGGTGGGCGAATGGTGCGCCATGGCCGGAGGCAGCTGGGGCCACCGGGACTCGGCAGATCTCCGGGGAACGGCGCCGACCCACTTCTCGGCCTGGTGCAAGCAGGAGCTGGGCTGGATCGATCCGGTAAATCTTACCCACAACCAGATGGGTCTGGCCATCCCCCCGGCCGAACTGAGCCCGGTCGCCTACAGATTATGGAACAATGGCGACTCCACCGGCACACAGTATTTTCTGGTGGAGAACCGCCAGAACATCGGGTTTGATAGCGGATTCACCCGCCGTCAGCTGAACTACGGCCTGCCCCGGGGTCACGGCCTGCTGATCTGGCATGTGGATGAAACCATATACGGCAACGACGACCGGACCCACAAGATGGTGGATCTGGAGGAATCCAGCCCGGTGAATGTCAACGGCTTTTATCTGGAGCACCTGGATACAGTAAGGACCCAGCCAATAGACAAGTACTTGTACAACGGCAACCGGGGCGATGACGGCGACCCCTGGCCGGGTTACTGGACCAATGCGCTTGATTCCGTGCTATATAGCGGAAACCGGGATAAATGTGACTTCAACCAATATTCCATCCCCTCGTCCAAGAACTACGCCGGGGCCAATACCCTGGCCGGGGCGGAGAACATAACTGAAATAGGGACCAGCATCACGGCCGACCTGTTTGTGACCATAGATGCCTCGGTGGTCTTTCCCGGGTTGGGCGACAGTCTGGCCCAGTCGGAGAACATCGATGTCATCTGGCATTCCTCGGCGGCCGGCGGCATTCTCTGCGACAGCCTTTATTTCAGCGCTGACAGCGGCAGCACCTGGAGCCTGACGGGTTATTCAAACACCGGCGACACCCTGATGTTCTGGGTCGTTCCATCGGTGGTATCCGGACGCTGTTTCATCAAGGTAGTGACCCGGACCAACGCCGGAAGCAAGGTCAGCCATTTGAGCGGCAAATTCGCCGTAGGCCTGACCGGGGTGGAAGGGGGCCCGGCGGAAAAAATTGCGGATCTGAAATACCGCCTGCTGCCGGCCCAGCCCAACCCTTCTTCCAACGGCATGGTTACCATGTCCTTTGAAATGCCCAAAGCCCAGCGGGCGGACCTGACGGTCTACAATATCCTGGGACAGCCGGTCAAAGTGCTGGCCGCCGGTTTCTACCGGGCCGGACACCATGAGATCAAATGGGACGGCAGGGACGAGCGGGGCGTCAGATCGGCGCCTGGCATATACCTGTACCAATTGAAAACAGCGGATTTCAATAAGATCAACAAGATAATTATTGTCAAATAGCCTTGGAATGAAAAGCATGAAACTCAATCTGAAAAAAATAAATCCCCTGATCAAGCTGGCCCTCAAAGAGGACATCGGCAAGGGTGACATCACTACTTCTTACACCGTTCCGGAAGAGGCGCAGGGCCTGGCCCTGATCCTGAACAAGCAGGAGGGCGTGCTGGCCGGGATAGATGTCTGCCGGCAGGTTTTCCTGACGGTGGACAAGGACCTGCAGATGGAAGCGCCCCTGCCCGACGGCACCTGGTTGGAATACGGTCAGGTGGTGCTGACGATTCAGGGCCGGACCAAAAGCATTCTGACGGCCGAGCGGACCGCCCTTAACTTCCTTCAGCACCTCTCCGGCGTGGCCACCGCCACCA harbors:
- a CDS encoding Fic family protein — translated: MIGKNRQQTQGFKAFIPYPFPDKGLLTYSRAIILKDAQASRLLGKLDGITQLLPDVDFFIYMYVRKDAAASSQIEGTKATMINSLEAEVKLENGLPADVDDILHYIQAMNYGLERLKKLPLSLRFIREIHQKLMASARATHFSDPGHFRKSQNWISGKGPGDAEFVPPPVEDMHRALGDFETFLHADNPIPPLIKAAMIHAQFETIHPFLDGNGRTGRMLISCYLGQQGLLEKPVLYLSSYFKKYRKTYYQRLIDYREDKVEKWLNFFLDGIIETAESAIDTVRKITLLRESHILKISQMNKTSSQSAMKILPQLFAQPIVTVSIMQQWTGFKTRTGAQKLIDRLSEAGILSIKDESQKYGRSYIYKTYLDIFEKS
- a CDS encoding M20/M25/M40 family metallo-hydrolase; protein product: MINAHQILKELNFERLAGSANETKAIKIITKYLGQLKVKHQLEPFQLHAFDTGTAAISCGGKTFRAHPFGLTKSQTISGELVYLEDLELLVNDRGSYQGKIILTYSYGRKLVEAIKRSGAKALIDIGSPQREAPSWSYRQKNYEEGYIPSATVSYEDGAKLAGLSGKKATLKIKQTVSRRTARNIIVDIKGTGSDRTLTLAVGHYDSVARSPGSCDNGGGVVSLLKAVEHFARHRPARDLRVIFFSGEEMGLRGSFSYVEKHKKEIAERAGLVVNIDVGGDDLGLNHFEVLGTSQLQGYVCGITREIGHYFRSGVDIYSSDCMPFAVYEVPSVNISREGGQSSFNIHTPGDTVEYTSARGLQPTIEAGINLLDRALNAKIYPVNKEIDRSLKDKIEKYLWNALQVPPEMKWTPEYKK
- a CDS encoding M6 family metalloprotease domain-containing protein encodes the protein MKKIFSMALLAAAITILWSGPAFSMPALDGKGPEPRMTKSGVLLNQPNPRTKGQKITGSWKALIILIDFPDYRWDHQTDANFVNDSLYYTPDHFDSLANSLGTFRHPECVSNVTGSIRDFYIENSYGQFDVISTVAGWYTAAENFAYYSNNNGFGSYPTNAQGLVEEAVAAADPFVDFRQFDNDLDDTVDALYIVHAGPGAEALPVSVRDDYIWSHASGISTQFRDGVYVSTYSTEPEDGKTGVFCHEFGHVLGLPDLYDYTYLSSGVGEWCAMAGGSWGHRDSADLRGTAPTHFSAWCKQELGWIDPVNLTHNQMGLAIPPAELSPVAYRLWNNGDSTGTQYFLVENRQNIGFDSGFTRRQLNYGLPRGHGLLIWHVDETIYGNDDRTHKMVDLEESSPVNVNGFYLEHLDTVRTQPIDKYLYNGNRGDDGDPWPGYWTNALDSVLYSGNRDKCDFNQYSIPSSKNYAGANTLAGAENITEIGTSITADLFVTIDASVVFPGLGDSLAQSENIDVIWHSSAAGGILCDSLYFSADSGSTWSLTGYSNTGDTLMFWVVPSVVSGRCFIKVVTRTNAGSKVSHLSGKFAVGLTGVEGGPAEKIADLKYRLLPAQPNPSSNGMVTMSFEMPKAQRADLTVYNILGQPVKVLAAGFYRAGHHEIKWDGRDERGVRSAPGIYLYQLKTADFNKINKIIIVK